A genomic segment from Barrientosiimonas humi encodes:
- a CDS encoding (Fe-S)-binding protein, whose product MDAPVTAGARTQAPPGTRVALLATCFNDTMWPETPKAVVRLLERLGVTVEFPVEQTCCGQMFTNTGYADEAIPLVRSFVEVFGRYDAVVAPSGSCTGSVREQYADLATRSGDSGLQEAVGEVAPRVYELSEYLVDVLGITDVGAYFPHRVTYHPTCHSLRMLHVGDRPLRLLREVRGIDLVELPAAAECCGFGGTFAVKNADVSVAMGADKARHVRDTGAEVLVAGDNSCLAHIGGLLGRERAGVRTMHLAEVLAATEESA is encoded by the coding sequence GTGGATGCTCCCGTGACGGCCGGCGCCCGCACCCAGGCCCCGCCCGGCACCCGGGTGGCGCTGCTCGCGACGTGCTTCAACGACACGATGTGGCCCGAGACGCCCAAGGCGGTCGTGCGGCTGCTGGAGCGGCTCGGGGTCACCGTGGAGTTCCCGGTCGAGCAGACCTGCTGCGGACAGATGTTCACCAACACCGGGTACGCCGACGAGGCCATCCCCCTGGTGCGCTCGTTCGTCGAGGTGTTCGGTCGGTACGACGCGGTCGTGGCCCCCTCGGGGTCGTGCACGGGGTCGGTGCGCGAGCAGTATGCCGACCTCGCCACCCGCTCCGGCGACAGCGGGTTGCAGGAAGCCGTCGGTGAGGTCGCGCCGCGGGTCTACGAGCTGTCGGAGTACCTCGTCGACGTGCTCGGCATCACCGACGTCGGCGCCTACTTCCCGCACCGGGTGACCTATCACCCCACGTGCCACAGCCTGCGGATGCTGCACGTCGGCGACCGGCCGCTGCGGCTGCTGCGCGAGGTGCGCGGGATCGACCTCGTCGAGCTGCCTGCTGCGGCCGAATGCTGTGGTTTCGGAGGGACGTTCGCGGTCAAGAACGCCGACGTGTCGGTCGCGATGGGAGCCGACAAGGCCCGTCACGTGCGCGACACCGGCGCCGAGGTGCTCGTCGCCGGCGACAACTCGTGCCTGGCGCACATCGGGGGTCTGCTCGGGCGCGAGCGCGCCGGGGTGCGCACGATGCACCTGGCCGAGGTGCTGGCGGCGACGGAGGAGTCAGCATGA
- a CDS encoding L-lactate permease, whose amino-acid sequence MPTVFRPDIDPVGNSLVLSSLVAMLPLLTIFVTLGALRWKAHWAGLAALAVAILVAVLPFGMPADLALLSATEGAVFGLFPIMWIVFGAIVLYQITVVSGRFEDLRASFHLISDDPRVQAIIIAFCFGGLLEALAGFGAPVAITGVMLMALGFAPLRAAAVVLLANTAPVAFGAVGTPIITAGRLTGIPYQEIGAYVGHQTPIIAFIVPLLLVFLVDGWRGVRQTWPVALVVGIAFAIAQWFAATYMTVELTDIVASLVGLAAAVILLRFWSPEGKDAAHESLAAEREKELATVGPDGSPVGGSAGTDADDAQAGDPAHTSRAELEERARSLTPGRIGMALLPYLLVIAVFAAAKLVTPITDWLAGTDRKIPWPGLDGEVLNHAGKPNSSTVYNFQWLSSPGTLLILCSLVVAMIYKVSLGAWAKEFAGSAVKLRFAFLTVASVLALAYVMNLSGQTITIGTWIAGTGAAFAFLSPILGWLGTAVTGSDTSANALFATLQQTAGQQAGIDPTLLVAGNTSGGVVGKMISPQNLTIAATAVGLLGRESDIFRRVVLWSIGLVAVMCLLVGLQSTVLSWMLP is encoded by the coding sequence ATGCCCACCGTCTTCCGCCCAGACATCGACCCGGTCGGCAACTCGCTCGTGCTGTCCTCCCTGGTCGCGATGCTCCCCCTGCTCACGATCTTCGTCACGCTCGGCGCCCTGCGCTGGAAGGCGCACTGGGCCGGGCTCGCGGCGCTGGCCGTCGCCATCCTCGTCGCGGTGCTGCCCTTCGGGATGCCCGCCGACCTCGCCCTGCTCAGCGCCACCGAGGGCGCCGTGTTCGGCCTCTTCCCGATCATGTGGATCGTCTTCGGCGCGATCGTGCTCTACCAGATCACCGTGGTGAGCGGCCGGTTCGAGGACCTGCGCGCCAGCTTCCACCTGATCTCCGACGACCCGCGCGTGCAGGCGATCATCATCGCGTTCTGCTTCGGCGGCCTGCTCGAGGCGCTCGCCGGGTTCGGCGCCCCCGTCGCCATCACCGGCGTGATGCTGATGGCGCTCGGGTTCGCCCCGCTGCGCGCCGCGGCCGTGGTGCTGCTCGCCAACACTGCCCCCGTCGCGTTCGGCGCGGTCGGCACCCCGATCATCACCGCGGGCCGCCTGACCGGCATCCCCTACCAGGAGATCGGCGCCTACGTCGGGCACCAGACCCCGATCATCGCGTTCATCGTGCCGCTGCTGCTGGTCTTCCTCGTCGACGGCTGGCGCGGCGTACGCCAGACCTGGCCGGTCGCACTCGTCGTCGGCATCGCGTTCGCGATCGCGCAGTGGTTCGCCGCGACGTACATGACCGTCGAGCTGACCGACATCGTCGCCTCGCTCGTGGGTCTGGCCGCCGCCGTGATCCTGCTGCGGTTCTGGAGCCCGGAGGGCAAGGACGCCGCCCACGAGTCGCTGGCCGCCGAGCGCGAGAAGGAGCTGGCCACGGTCGGGCCCGACGGCTCACCGGTCGGCGGGAGCGCCGGCACGGACGCCGACGACGCGCAGGCGGGCGACCCCGCGCACACCTCGCGGGCCGAGCTGGAGGAGCGGGCCCGCTCGCTCACCCCGGGCCGGATCGGGATGGCGCTGCTGCCCTACCTGCTGGTCATCGCCGTGTTCGCCGCGGCCAAGCTGGTCACGCCCATCACCGACTGGCTCGCCGGCACCGACCGCAAGATCCCCTGGCCGGGGCTGGACGGGGAGGTGCTCAACCACGCGGGCAAGCCGAACAGCTCGACGGTCTACAACTTCCAGTGGCTGTCCTCCCCCGGCACCCTGCTGATCCTGTGCTCGCTCGTCGTGGCGATGATCTACAAGGTCTCGCTCGGCGCCTGGGCCAAGGAGTTCGCCGGCAGCGCCGTGAAGCTGCGCTTCGCCTTCCTGACCGTGGCGTCGGTGCTGGCGCTGGCGTACGTCATGAACCTGTCGGGCCAGACGATCACCATCGGCACGTGGATCGCGGGCACCGGCGCGGCGTTCGCGTTCCTGTCGCCCATCCTCGGCTGGCTGGGCACGGCCGTCACCGGCTCCGACACCAGCGCCAACGCGCTGTTCGCGACGCTGCAGCAGACGGCCGGTCAGCAGGCCGGCATCGACCCGACGCTGCTCGTCGCGGGCAACACCAGCGGCGGCGTGGTCGGCAAGATGATCAGCCCGCAGAACCTCACGATCGCCGCGACGGCGGTGGGGCTGCTCGGGCGCGAGTCCGACATCTTCCGGCGGGTGGTGCTGTGGAGCATCGGCCTGGTCGCCGTCATGTGCCTGCTCGTCGGCCTGCAGAGCACCGTCCTGTCGTGGATGCTCCCGTGA
- a CDS encoding FadR/GntR family transcriptional regulator: MTSATAGQEPGSSDSPATAGGSRSLRAWEQVVEWVEQRILSGQIRVGDQLPAERELAAQLGLSRSAVREAVRTLQANGVVRSSVGAGPSGGTTVTAVPHHALTRLLRLHVALANFPIDDVTEVRVVLERLSASLASRHAGLTALRRMRETVERMDAEGLSREDFNALDTDFHVAIAEAAGNSLATDLTVAIRESLRLPILAGFKASDDWDSLNAMLRREHHAILDAVEAREPDRAAELVEQHIRSAYERMPSLHGQWRGVADA, translated from the coding sequence GTGACCAGCGCGACCGCCGGGCAGGAGCCCGGGTCCTCCGACTCACCCGCCACCGCGGGCGGCTCCCGCAGCCTGCGCGCCTGGGAGCAGGTCGTGGAGTGGGTCGAGCAGCGCATCCTCAGCGGCCAGATCCGCGTGGGTGACCAGCTGCCCGCCGAGCGCGAGCTGGCCGCGCAGCTGGGGCTGAGTCGCTCGGCGGTCCGCGAGGCGGTGCGCACCCTGCAGGCCAACGGCGTCGTGCGCTCCTCGGTCGGCGCCGGCCCCTCCGGCGGCACCACCGTCACCGCGGTGCCGCACCACGCCCTCACCCGGCTGCTGCGCCTGCACGTGGCGCTCGCGAACTTCCCCATCGACGACGTCACCGAGGTGCGCGTGGTGCTCGAGCGTCTGTCGGCCAGCCTCGCGAGCCGGCACGCCGGGCTGACCGCGCTGCGCCGGATGCGCGAGACCGTTGAGCGGATGGACGCCGAGGGTCTCAGCCGCGAGGACTTCAACGCCCTCGACACCGACTTCCACGTCGCGATCGCCGAGGCGGCCGGCAACTCGCTCGCGACCGACCTCACCGTCGCGATCCGCGAGTCGCTGCGGCTACCGATCCTGGCCGGCTTCAAGGCGTCCGACGACTGGGACTCCCTCAACGCGATGCTCCGGCGCGAGCACCACGCGATCCTCGACGCGGTCGAGGCCCGCGAGCCCGACCGCGCCGCCGAGCTGGTCGAGCAGCACATCCGCTCGGCGTACGAGCGCATGCCCTCGCTGCACGGACAGTGGCGGGGCGTGGCCGACGCCTGA
- a CDS encoding AzlD domain-containing protein encodes MSTWTTVLLASGLAYLLKLLGFLVPQHLLDGPVVSRMVRLLPVALLAALVAVQTFAGEGGALVVDARTAALAVAIVAIALRAPFIVVVVLAAATAAALRAFGIG; translated from the coding sequence ATGAGCACCTGGACCACCGTGCTGCTCGCGAGCGGGCTGGCCTACCTGCTCAAGCTGCTCGGCTTCCTGGTGCCCCAGCACCTGCTCGACGGCCCCGTCGTGTCGCGCATGGTGCGCCTGCTGCCCGTCGCGCTGCTCGCCGCCCTGGTCGCGGTGCAGACGTTCGCGGGCGAGGGCGGGGCGCTGGTGGTCGACGCGCGCACCGCCGCCCTGGCCGTCGCGATCGTGGCGATCGCGCTGCGGGCGCCGTTCATCGTCGTGGTGGTCCTGGCCGCCGCGACCGCGGCCGCCCTGCGCGCGTTCGGGATCGGCTGA
- a CDS encoding AzlC family ABC transporter permease, protein MSEPDDPRRTAVLRQALSVALATGSYGISFGALAVAAGLTLPQTVLLSLLLFSGGSQFALAGVLGAGGGGAAAVATSTLLGVRNGLYGLQVARLLEARGWRRLVAAQLTIDESTAVAVGQPETRLARVGFWATGLGVFALWNLTTLVGALVGSAMGDPRTYGLDAAAVAAFCALLWPRLDRPVTRVVAVAAALVALVLSPLSPPGVPVLAAAGAALVAGAIPTRRRAAAA, encoded by the coding sequence GTGAGCGAGCCCGACGACCCCAGACGCACGGCCGTCCTGCGGCAGGCGCTGTCGGTCGCGCTGGCGACCGGGTCGTACGGCATCAGCTTCGGCGCCCTCGCCGTCGCCGCCGGGCTCACGCTCCCGCAGACGGTGCTGCTGTCGCTCCTGCTGTTCAGCGGCGGGTCGCAGTTCGCGCTCGCCGGGGTGCTGGGCGCCGGCGGTGGCGGCGCCGCGGCCGTCGCCACCTCGACGCTGCTCGGCGTGCGCAACGGGCTGTACGGCCTCCAGGTCGCCCGGCTGCTCGAGGCGCGCGGGTGGCGGCGGCTCGTCGCGGCCCAGCTGACGATCGACGAGTCGACGGCCGTCGCCGTCGGCCAGCCCGAGACGCGCCTGGCGCGGGTCGGCTTCTGGGCCACCGGTCTCGGCGTCTTCGCCCTGTGGAACCTCACCACCCTCGTCGGGGCGCTGGTGGGCTCGGCGATGGGCGACCCGCGGACGTACGGCCTGGACGCTGCGGCGGTCGCCGCCTTCTGCGCGCTGCTGTGGCCGCGGCTGGACCGGCCGGTCACGCGGGTCGTCGCGGTGGCCGCCGCGCTCGTCGCCCTGGTGCTCTCGCCGCTCAGCCCGCCCGGCGTGCCGGTGCTGGCCGCGGCCGGCGCGGCCCTGGTCGCCGGCGCGATCCCGACACGTCGACGGGCGGCCGCCGCATGA
- a CDS encoding GNAT family N-acetyltransferase, with product MSDVTPTPDAAVRTARVTDAPDMGVLQAQAWHHDYSGTLPQDVLAELSPDLFTATWQASLQDPPSTVHRALVATEADRVVGLAAIGPTDEPGVGELLVLTVDPSARRRGHGSRLLNAAVDTLRANDFREIRAWVPATDEQTRTFLQAAGVAPDGAFRDRELGSSPDLLREVRLVAGIVDE from the coding sequence CGCGTCACGGACGCCCCCGACATGGGCGTGCTCCAGGCGCAGGCGTGGCACCACGACTACTCCGGCACCCTCCCGCAGGACGTGCTCGCCGAGCTGTCCCCCGACCTGTTCACCGCCACCTGGCAGGCCTCGCTGCAGGACCCGCCGAGCACCGTCCACCGTGCGCTGGTCGCCACCGAGGCCGATCGCGTCGTGGGCCTCGCGGCCATCGGCCCCACCGACGAGCCCGGCGTGGGCGAGCTCCTCGTGCTGACCGTCGACCCGTCCGCCCGGCGTCGCGGCCACGGCTCGCGCCTGCTCAACGCGGCCGTGGACACGTTGCGCGCCAACGACTTTCGCGAGATCCGCGCGTGGGTCCCGGCGACCGACGAGCAGACCCGCACCTTCCTGCAGGCCGCCGGGGTCGCCCCCGACGGGGCGTTCCGCGACCGCGAGCTCGGGAGCTCCCCGGACCTGCTGCGCGAGGTGCGCCTCGTCGCCGGCATCGTCGACGAGTGA